A window of Corythoichthys intestinalis isolate RoL2023-P3 chromosome 14, ASM3026506v1, whole genome shotgun sequence contains these coding sequences:
- the lrrc53 gene encoding uncharacterized protein lrrc53 yields the protein MVCVSADNPAVTTVLELTEANCVPSNQNITVQIEKKDTVTPQVYARDLAITAVLCFLGGICLTLLIVLIYYQVSHRKKAIQSQKQRGTEEGNGPVANYLTNHYDVDEKHRKHFLHTHHLLDSKSIPSGIGTDGYGSQFHLRADEDDRHFMCPDCKVEGSKLNQWDNGNNGVMLEGDMRRLRMLVTEEEKERKQLESQQEILGRGIPHNVLSSGSSVPSSRKWKDAFSHTPDIPAGYQANNELGVRFDMGSRQPGKVICKSCHRANGKSAKTMRESRIHSNMRDTSLFDDTIGNIGDRWRGIDSNQLDGTKNLQTRNVTFSMERNRQATGRRSDIVNMSRNMEREVQRHHKGKLQSSGLLKSKPNLKPLRKAKVHPKRKTEQQRNLSKRNDRRQEEEQLERLGSRGSSGEHSKGNNRKAKKIPASEGLIEDDDKKDVGKDQRVKATSDSVHIFQDTEGDQAQTHQRKAQLTTVSPATGATDTPQPIIAEGTGQSLTAPHHEAKIVLGSSQLSSQQPFLLSAADMIHSKSHLLQGSADSQQVGSNLSVQGGSLLLNTAIPAGGSLLSSGMFPNMVGSSSISLSGVSDSRQVGFISPVTSLLASPSATNPMQSSVLKTSPLHGPQPGGLEPNIPLNTSNTQNCSKSQLDLDTTLEQKVMSDPGPDQGLETVHKTSNLASESEPLSPFLPITKSPSMDNSKEVNPQLPKAMNTVENLSKSYRQIENQTVAVGPVDSLFDGGRCETELQAVSEGDILGANVSPQGESTRSTSTSGSAKATSPLLQQEYLSEEGGSSSRRKLRLVLPEKTSNREPTPLEKKIR from the exons TGTGTCCCGTCCAATCAAAACATCACAGTACAGATAGAGAAGAAAGACACTGTGACTCCTCAAGTATATGCCCGGGATTTGGCCATtacagctgttctctgcttTTTGG GTGGCATATGCTTGACACTGCTGATAGTCTTGATCTACTATCAAGTTTCTCACCGAAAGAAAGCAATACAAAGTCAAAAACAGAGAGGGACAGAAGAAGGCAATGGACCAGTGGCTAACTATCTCACTAATCACTATGATGTTGATGAGAAGCACAGGAAGCATTTTTTGCACACTCATCACCTATTGGACAGTAAAAGCATACCATCCGGCATAGGGACAGACGGCTATGGAAGCCAGTTTCATCTCAGAGCTGATGaagatgacagacatttcatGTGTCCAGATTGTAAAGTTGAAGGATCAAAGCTAAATCAATGGGATAACGGAAACAATGGTGTAATGCTGGAAGGAGACATGAGGAGACTGAGGATGTTGGTCACAGAGGAGGAGAAGGAGAGGAAGCAACTTGAGAGCCAACAAGAAATTCTGGGAAGAGGCATTCCTCACAATGTTCTGTCTAGTGGTAGTTCCGTACCTTCATCTCGTAAATGGAAAGACGCCTTCAGTCACACACCAGATATCCCAGCTGGTTATCAAGCAAACAATGAGCTAGGTGTGAGGTTTGATATGGGGAGTAGACAACCTGGGAAGGTCATTTGTAAGAGCTGCCACAGGGCAAATGGGAAGTCAGCAAAGACTATGAGAGAAAGTAGGATTCATTCTAACATGAGAGACACGTCTCTGTTCGATGACACTATCGGTAATATTGGCGATAGATGGAGGGGTATCGATTCCAACCAGTTGGACGGAACGAAAAACCTGCAAACCAGAAATGTGACATTCAGTATGGAAAGAAATCGTCAAGCAACTGGAAGAAGGTCTGATATAGTGAATATGTCCAGAAACATGGAGAGAGAAGTGCAGAGGCACCACAAAGGAAAGCTACAGTCCAGTGGCTTGCTAAAGTCTAAGCCTAACTTGAAACCACTTCGAAAGGCAAAAGTCCATCCGAAAAGGAAAACTGAGCAACAGAGAAATCTCTCCAAGAGGAATGACAGAAGACAAGAAGAAGAACAACTGGAACGGTTGGGAAGCAGAGGAAGCTCAGGTGAACATTCAAAAGGAAACAACAGGAAAGCTAAAAAAATACCAGCGAGTGAGGGATTAATTGAAGATGATGACAAGAAGGATGTCGGAAAAGATCAAAGAGTCAAAGCTACATCTGATAGTGTGCACATTTTCCAGGATACAGAAGGCGACCAAGCACAGACTCATCAAAGAAAGGCTCAACTCACAACAGTTTCTCCAGCTACTGGCGCCACAGACACACCTCAACCAATCATAGCAGAGGGAACTGGGCAGAGTCTGACTGCTCCACACCATGAAGCTAAAATTGTTCTTGGGAGTTCTCAACTTTCCTCTCAGCAACCATTTCTTCTCTCTGCTGCCGACATGATTCATTCAAAGAGTCATCTCCTGCAAGGATCAGCAGATTCACAGCAAGTGGGCAGCAATCTCTCTGTCCAGGGAGGAAGTCTTTTACTCAATACAGCAATACCAGCAGGTGGTTCACTACTCTCTTCTGGTATGTTTCCTAACATGGTAGGTAGTAGCTCCATTTCCTTGAGCGGAGTTTCAGATAGTAGGCAAGTAGGCTTCATTTCACCTGTGACATCTCTTCTAGCAAGTCCCAGCGCCACCAACCCTATGCAGTCAAGTGTGTTAAAGACTTCTCCACTTCATGGTCCCCAACCTGGAGGACTTGAACCCAACATACCCCTTAATACTTCAAACACCCAAAATTGCTCTAAAAGCCAGTTGGACCTTGACACTACTCTTGAACAAAAAGTGATGTCAGACCCAGGCCCGGATCAAGGACTTGAGACTGTGCATAAAACATCTAATTTAGCCTCTGAATCTGAACCTTTAAGCCCCTTCCTTCCAATTACAAAATCTCCAAGTATGGATAATTCAAAAGAGGTAAACCCTCAGCTTCCGAAAGCAATGAACACTGTTGAGAATTTGTCAAAAAGTTACCGTCAAATAGAAAATCAGACTGTGGCAGTTGGTCCGGTAGACAGTTTATTTGATGGTGGAAGGTGTGAAACTGAATTACAAGCTGTGTCTGAAGGAGACATCCTGGGTGCAAACGTGTCTCCGCAAGGTGAATCTACACGGAGCACATCCACTTCAGGCAGCGCAAAGGCCACCTCTCCTCTGCTGCAGCAGGAGTACCTTTCAGAGGAGGGTGGCTCTTCCTCAAGAAGAAAGCTGAGACTAGTGCTCCCTGAGAAGACATCCAACCGAGAACCCACACCACTGGAAAAGAAAATACGCTAG